Proteins encoded within one genomic window of Chrysemys picta bellii isolate R12L10 chromosome 6, ASM1138683v2, whole genome shotgun sequence:
- the RAD17 gene encoding cell cycle checkpoint protein RAD17 isoform X3, translating to MMSKNSSRRKIVPTKVTDWVAPSFEDFFGNTNILSSTLLVKSSGEANQHQKRKDHSSVPESSKNKVLARIKGKSSSIDHICDHSKQNQSQSQNEPWVDKYKPGTQSELAVHKKKIEEVESWLKAQIFQRQPKQGGSVLVLTGPPGCGKSATIQILAKELHVQVQEWTNPISLDFRKEDFKDAFNYESSFQMLPSQAQTALFQDFLLRANKYNKLQMLGESTEADDKLILIEDMPNQFYRDRDSLHEILRRFVRTSRCPLVFIISDSLSGDSNQKLLFPKEIQEELCISSISFNPVAPTMMMKVLNRIATAEASMNGEKFAVPDKSSLELICKGCSGDIRSAINSLQFSSLKEYSSENNLWSRKKGKSTLKSNTEVSRTKKKKRADKTLENQEILAIGGKDASIFLFHALGKILYCKRESLSDSEFPRLPSHLSEYERDTLLVQPEDIVEKSHMPGDLFNLYLHQNYVDFFTDIDDLVRASEYLSTADFLCSNWNSRPTLREYSASVATRGVIHSNTARAFAHCQGGMGFRPFHKPQWFLINKKYQENCLAAKSLFSSFCLPPLCLQTQLLPFLAMLTNPMRNQG from the exons ATGATGTCAAAAAATTCTTCTAGAAGAAAGATAGTGCCAACTAAA GTAACAGATTGGGTGGCACCTTCATTTGAGGATTTCTTTGGGAATACAAATATCTTATCTAGTACCCTTCTTGTAAAGTCATCTGGGGAGGCTAATCAGCATCAGAAGAGAAAAGATCATTCCTCTGTGCCAGAAAGTAGCAAGAACAAGGTTCTGGCTAGAATCAAAGGAAAGTCATCTTCAATAGATCACATTTGTGATCACTCTAAACAAAATCAAAGCCAGTCTCAAAATGAACCATGGGTGGATAAATACAAACCAGGAACACAG AGTGAGCTTGCTGTACATAAGAAGAAGATTGAAGAAGTTGAAAGCTGGTTAAAAGCTCAAATATTTCAAAGGCAGCCAAAGCAG GGTGGCTCTGTTTTAGTGTTAACTGGACCCCCCGGTTGTGGAAAGTCTGCAACTATACAAATATTAGCTAAGGAACTTCATGTTCAGGTGCAAGAATGGACCAATCCAATATCTCTAGACTTTAGGAAAGAAGATTTCAAGGATGCTTTTAACTATG AATCAAGTTTTCAGATGCTTCCCAGTCAGGCCCAGACTGCTCTCTTTCAAGACTTTCTGTTAAGAGCAAATAAGTATAACAAACTTCAGATGCTAGGGGAATCCACAGAGGCTGATGATAAACTTATTCTCATTGAA GATATGCCTAACCAGTTTTATCGTGACCGTGACAGTTTACACGAAATTCTGAG GAGGTTTGTGCGGACAAGTAGATGTCCCCTTGTATTTATAATCTCAGACAGTCTCAGTGGAGACAGCAACCAAAAGTTATTATTTCCAAAGGAAATTCAGGAAGAACTATGTATATCTAGTATTAG TTTTAACCCTGTGGCTCCAACAATGATGATGAAAGTTCTTAATCGAATAGCTACAGCAGAAGCAAGTATG AATGGAGAAAAATTTGCTGTCCCTGATAAAAGCTCTTTAGAGTTGATTTGTAAAGGCTGTTCAGGTGATATTAGAAGTGCAATAAACAGTCTTCAGTTTTCTTCTTTGAAAG AGTACTCATCAGAGAACAACTTGTGGTCAAGGAAAAAAGGGAAGTCTACATTAAAAAGTAATACAGAAGTATCCAGAACCAAGAAGAAAAAGAGAGCTGATAAGACTTTAGAAAACCAGGAGATACTAGCTATTGGTGGCAAAGATGCTTCCATCTTTCTTTTCCATGCTTTGGGGAAAATACTTTACTGCAAAA GAGAATCACTATCTGATTCAGAATTTCCTCGGCTACCTTCTCACCTATCTGAATATGAAAGAGACACCTTACTTGTCCAACCTGAG gatATTGTAGAAAAGTCACACATGCCTGGGGACCTATTTAATTTATATCTTCACCAAAACTATGTAGATTTTTTCACTGATATAGATGATCTTGTGAGAGCCAGTGAATACTTGAGTACTGCTGACTTCCTCTGTAGTAACTGGAAT TCACGACCTACACTCAGGGAATACAGTGCATCTGTGGCCACAAGAGGTGTGATACATTCAAATACCGCTAGAGCCTTTGCCCATTGCCAAGGAGGAATGGGTTTTCGACCTTTTCATAAACCCCAGTGGTTCCtaataaataaaaag TATCAAGAAAACTGCCTTGCTGCAAAATCTCTATTTTCAAGTTTCTGTTTACCACCTTTATGCCTTCAAACCCAGCTGTTGCCTTTTCTTGCCATGCTGACAAATCCAATGAGAAACCAAG
- the RAD17 gene encoding cell cycle checkpoint protein RAD17 isoform X2 produces the protein MMSKNSSRRKIVPTKVTDWVAPSFEDFFGNTNILSSTLLVKSSGEANQHQKRKDHSSVPESSKNKVLARIKGKSSSIDHICDHSKQNQSQSQNEPWVDKYKPGTQSELAVHKKKIEEVESWLKAQIFQRQPKQGGSVLVLTGPPGCGKSATIQILAKELHVQVQEWTNPISLDFRKEDFKDAFNYESSFQMLPSQAQTALFQDFLLRANKYNKLQMLGESTEADDKLILIEDMPNQFYRDRDSLHEILRRFVRTSRCPLVFIISDSLSGDSNQKLLFPKEIQEELCISSISFNPVAPTMMMKVLNRIATAEASMNGEKFAVPDKSSLELICKGCSGDIRSAINSLQFSSLKEYSSENNLWSRKKGKSTLKSNTEVSRTKKKKRADKTLENQEILAIGGKDASIFLFHALGKILYCKRESLSDSEFPRLPSHLSEYERDTLLVQPEDIVEKSHMPGDLFNLYLHQNYVDFFTDIDDLVRASEYLSTADFLCSNWNSRPTLREYSASVATRGVIHSNTARAFAHCQGGMGFRPFHKPQWFLINKKYQENCLAAKSLFSSFCLPPLCLQTQLLPFLAMLTNPMRNQDCLYPGCWKASLEETLWRVKA, from the exons ATGATGTCAAAAAATTCTTCTAGAAGAAAGATAGTGCCAACTAAA GTAACAGATTGGGTGGCACCTTCATTTGAGGATTTCTTTGGGAATACAAATATCTTATCTAGTACCCTTCTTGTAAAGTCATCTGGGGAGGCTAATCAGCATCAGAAGAGAAAAGATCATTCCTCTGTGCCAGAAAGTAGCAAGAACAAGGTTCTGGCTAGAATCAAAGGAAAGTCATCTTCAATAGATCACATTTGTGATCACTCTAAACAAAATCAAAGCCAGTCTCAAAATGAACCATGGGTGGATAAATACAAACCAGGAACACAG AGTGAGCTTGCTGTACATAAGAAGAAGATTGAAGAAGTTGAAAGCTGGTTAAAAGCTCAAATATTTCAAAGGCAGCCAAAGCAG GGTGGCTCTGTTTTAGTGTTAACTGGACCCCCCGGTTGTGGAAAGTCTGCAACTATACAAATATTAGCTAAGGAACTTCATGTTCAGGTGCAAGAATGGACCAATCCAATATCTCTAGACTTTAGGAAAGAAGATTTCAAGGATGCTTTTAACTATG AATCAAGTTTTCAGATGCTTCCCAGTCAGGCCCAGACTGCTCTCTTTCAAGACTTTCTGTTAAGAGCAAATAAGTATAACAAACTTCAGATGCTAGGGGAATCCACAGAGGCTGATGATAAACTTATTCTCATTGAA GATATGCCTAACCAGTTTTATCGTGACCGTGACAGTTTACACGAAATTCTGAG GAGGTTTGTGCGGACAAGTAGATGTCCCCTTGTATTTATAATCTCAGACAGTCTCAGTGGAGACAGCAACCAAAAGTTATTATTTCCAAAGGAAATTCAGGAAGAACTATGTATATCTAGTATTAG TTTTAACCCTGTGGCTCCAACAATGATGATGAAAGTTCTTAATCGAATAGCTACAGCAGAAGCAAGTATG AATGGAGAAAAATTTGCTGTCCCTGATAAAAGCTCTTTAGAGTTGATTTGTAAAGGCTGTTCAGGTGATATTAGAAGTGCAATAAACAGTCTTCAGTTTTCTTCTTTGAAAG AGTACTCATCAGAGAACAACTTGTGGTCAAGGAAAAAAGGGAAGTCTACATTAAAAAGTAATACAGAAGTATCCAGAACCAAGAAGAAAAAGAGAGCTGATAAGACTTTAGAAAACCAGGAGATACTAGCTATTGGTGGCAAAGATGCTTCCATCTTTCTTTTCCATGCTTTGGGGAAAATACTTTACTGCAAAA GAGAATCACTATCTGATTCAGAATTTCCTCGGCTACCTTCTCACCTATCTGAATATGAAAGAGACACCTTACTTGTCCAACCTGAG gatATTGTAGAAAAGTCACACATGCCTGGGGACCTATTTAATTTATATCTTCACCAAAACTATGTAGATTTTTTCACTGATATAGATGATCTTGTGAGAGCCAGTGAATACTTGAGTACTGCTGACTTCCTCTGTAGTAACTGGAAT TCACGACCTACACTCAGGGAATACAGTGCATCTGTGGCCACAAGAGGTGTGATACATTCAAATACCGCTAGAGCCTTTGCCCATTGCCAAGGAGGAATGGGTTTTCGACCTTTTCATAAACCCCAGTGGTTCCtaataaataaaaag TATCAAGAAAACTGCCTTGCTGCAAAATCTCTATTTTCAAGTTTCTGTTTACCACCTTTATGCCTTCAAACCCAGCTGTTGCCTTTTCTTGCCATGCTGACAAATCCAATGAGAAACCAAG